From a region of the Calliphora vicina chromosome 4, idCalVici1.1, whole genome shotgun sequence genome:
- the LOC135957878 gene encoding uncharacterized protein LOC135957878, with product MTSKLWLLLLCLAQLGLKEHVRAETTTPSTGLQNLLKFNLTPAAANDSCAYFNLYKYLFEEMDSQNHPMIQAYYNRVVQKLYETVPANILFLQLWQIYNKCDPSTFVAMVRSQLSLFWLHNMNEYPDHDYLLMVANGLYKIKSYYLYNSLNSRTHLLFDRAVKSLPNSLHHLFGHQEFCLMNRKHQEMLYQTSSDEFVTNHEIRFGFTWHFMKRYNDGKGKIKPIFEDFNMTSYSDDEEELVGGNETRDLVNIPASLSIALYNKHFKNFYARWPVYDQKIGGNLSGIPEFIWQQDYHLWSVKVVDDDHLVFFQNQYIMCATSFYDNKRRFVFGVKNRSMLDTECQWSAGNCDRRQV from the coding sequence ATGACATCAAAACTTTGGCTGTTGCTATTGTGTCTAGCACAACTTGGCCTCAAGGAACATGTGCGCGCCGAAACCACAACACCATCAACTGGTCtacaaaatctcttaaaattcaatttaactcCTGCCGCTGCCAATGATTCGTGTGCCTACTTTAATctgtacaaatatttgtttgaagaaATGGACAGTCAAAATCATCCCATGATTCAAGCCTATTACAATCGGGTGGTGCAAAAGCTGTACGAAACCGTGCCCGCCAATATTTTGTTCCTGCAACTGTGGCAGATCTACAATAAATGTGATCCCTCAACATTTGTGGCCATGGTGCGCTCACAACTGAGTTTATTTTGGCTGCACAACATGAACGAATATCCGGATCATGATTATTTGCTGATGGTGGCCAAtggtttatataaaataaaaagttactatctgtataacagtttgaaTAGCAGGACCCATCTGCTATTCGATCGGGCCGTGAAAAGTCTGCCCAATTCATTGCATCATTTGTTTGGCCATCAGGAATTCTGTTTGATGAATCGTAAACATCAGGAAATGCTGTATCAAACGAGTAGTGACGAATTTGTGACCAATCATGAGATACGTTTTGGTTTCACCTGGCATTTCATGAAGCGCTACAATGATGGCAAGGGTAAAATTAAGCCCATTTTTGAGGACTTCAATATGACATCATACTCAGATGATGAGGAAGAATTAGTGGGTGGAAATGAGACCAGAGATTTGGTTAATATACCCGCTTCTTTAAGTATAGCTTTGTATAATAAACATTTCAAGAATTTCTATGCAAGATGGCCAGTTTATGATCAAAAGATTGGTGGCAATTTATCAGGAATTCCTGAGTTTATTTGGCAGCAGGATTATCATTTGTGGTCGGTGAAGGTAGTGGATGATGATCATTTAGTTTTCTTTCAAAATCAATATATAATGTGTGCCACTTCGTTCTATGACAACAAGAGAAGGTTTGTGTTTGGTGTGAAAAATCGCTCAATGCTGGATACTGAGTGCCAGTGGAGTGCTGGCAATTGTGATCGTAGACAAGTTTAA